One Cucurbita pepo subsp. pepo cultivar mu-cu-16 chromosome LG07, ASM280686v2, whole genome shotgun sequence genomic region harbors:
- the LOC111798882 gene encoding mitochondrial-processing peptidase subunit alpha-like, whose translation MVVRYVSNLRVFARGRFGCNKNCLSNPTCRVIEVRTCQHTASQFPVLHSREFLNFGHICHLALNYQALCRDTVFDHHVQSCSFTNQVSNDLPALVLLPQKYKSSGGLFGWLLRDRSISSPLDFPLSDVNLPSPLPDYVEPTPESAIDSLSGTVLEKFVDHLALNTSSSYPLLNHFYLTFEVFLVRCQNQCTMGAIIVIKDGRTHFALAFELPGGWHKEKDAMASTVLQMLLGGGGSFSAGGPRKGMSSRLWRWRVFFSWWTWKGDELSVVITVLILMVELLG comes from the exons ATGGTTGTTAGATATGTCTCAAAT CTGAGGGTTTTTGCTCGGGGGCGGTTTGGCTGCAACAAGAACTGCTTGTCGAACCCGACTTGCAGG GTAATTGAAGTACGCACGTGTCAACATACCGCATCACAATTTCCTGTTCTGCATTCGCGCGAATTCCTCAACTTTGGGCATATTTGCCATTTGGCGCTCAATTACCAAGCGCTTTGCAGAGATACTGTGTTCGATCATCATGTACAGAGCTGCAGCTTCACGAATCAGGTCTCTAATG ATTTGCCAGCTCTAGTGCTGTTGCCTCAAAAGTACAAATCTTCTGGGGGTCTCTTTGGCTGGTTGCTTCGAGACCGTTCTATATCATCTCCACTAGACTTTCCCCTGTCGGATGTGAATCTTCCGTCTCCATTGCCAGATTATGTTGAACCTA CCCCCGAGTCTGCTATAGATAGTCTGAGTGGTACAGTTTTGGAGAAATTTGTTGAT CATCTGGCGTTGAACACGAGTAGCTCTTATCCATTGCTGAACCACTTCTATCTGACCTTCGAAGTGTTCCTCGTGAGGTGCCAAAATCAGTGTACAATGGGGGCGATTATCGTCATCAAG GACGGGAGGACACATTTTGCTCTTGCATTTGAACTCCCAGGCGGCTGGCATAAGGAGAAGGATGCTATGGCCTCAACTGTTCTTCAG ATGCTACTGGGAGGTGGAGGGTCCTTTTCAGCTGGTGGACCTCGAAAGGGGATGAGCTCTCGGCTGT GGAGGTGGAGGGTCTTTTTCAGCTGGTGGACCTGGAAAGGGGATGAGCTCTCGGTCGT AATCACTGTGTTGATCTTGATGGTAGAATTGTTAGGTTGA